A region from the Variovorax paradoxus genome encodes:
- the otsA gene encoding alpha,alpha-trehalose-phosphate synthase (UDP-forming), which produces MSRLVVVSNRVADPRKPAAGGLAVALGESLQQSGGLWFGWSGQIVENGPTGEGELHMQQAGKVTLATIDLSREDHDSYYLGYSNDVLWPVFHNRLDLAHFDAGFIGGYRRVNQLFARKLKPMLKDDDVIWIHDYHLMPLAAELRGMGCRQRIGFFLHIPLPPQIIIAAVPQHEWLMRSLFAYDLIGFQAQQDVQHFEHYVRNEAHGEYLGDEMYRAYGQTVRCSAFPIGIDVDEFAALTHAKESRDMFETMKREYSQRRLLLGIDRLDYSKGIPQRVRAFRELLANYPENRRSATLIQIASPTRETVDAYGDIRRELESLCGAINGDYGELDWMPVRYIHRMVARKRVPGLCRAAAVGLVTPLRDGMNLVAKEYIAAQDPADPGVLVLSRFAGAAEQLKEALLVNPYDTHGTAETVQQALQMPLEERRERHQKLLSRIREQDIHWWRRGFLEALRHAASQR; this is translated from the coding sequence ATGAGCCGGCTTGTCGTTGTCTCCAACCGCGTGGCCGACCCGCGCAAGCCTGCGGCCGGCGGCCTGGCCGTGGCGCTCGGCGAGAGCCTGCAGCAAAGCGGCGGCCTGTGGTTCGGCTGGAGCGGCCAGATCGTCGAGAACGGCCCCACGGGCGAAGGCGAGCTGCACATGCAGCAGGCCGGGAAGGTCACGCTCGCCACCATCGACCTGAGCCGCGAGGATCACGACAGCTACTACCTGGGCTACAGCAACGACGTGCTGTGGCCGGTGTTCCACAACCGCCTCGACCTCGCCCACTTCGACGCCGGCTTCATCGGCGGCTACCGGCGCGTGAACCAGCTGTTCGCACGCAAGCTCAAGCCGATGCTGAAGGACGACGACGTCATCTGGATCCACGACTACCACCTGATGCCGCTGGCGGCCGAGCTGCGCGGCATGGGCTGCAGGCAGCGCATCGGCTTCTTCCTGCACATTCCGCTGCCGCCACAGATCATCATCGCGGCCGTTCCGCAGCACGAATGGCTCATGCGCTCGCTGTTCGCCTACGACCTGATCGGCTTCCAGGCGCAGCAGGACGTGCAGCATTTCGAGCACTACGTGCGCAACGAGGCGCATGGCGAATACCTCGGCGACGAGATGTACCGCGCCTACGGCCAGACGGTGCGTTGCAGCGCCTTTCCGATCGGCATCGACGTCGACGAGTTCGCGGCGCTCACGCATGCGAAGGAGTCGCGCGACATGTTCGAGACCATGAAGCGCGAGTACTCGCAGCGCCGGCTGCTGCTGGGCATCGACCGGCTCGACTACTCCAAGGGCATTCCCCAGCGCGTGCGTGCCTTTCGCGAGCTGCTCGCCAACTATCCGGAGAACCGCCGCAGCGCCACGCTGATCCAGATCGCCTCGCCCACGCGCGAAACCGTCGATGCCTATGGCGACATCCGGCGCGAGCTCGAATCGCTGTGCGGCGCCATCAACGGCGATTACGGCGAACTCGACTGGATGCCGGTGCGCTACATCCACCGCATGGTGGCGCGCAAGCGCGTGCCGGGGCTGTGCCGCGCGGCCGCGGTCGGGCTGGTGACGCCGCTGCGCGACGGCATGAACCTGGTCGCCAAGGAGTACATCGCGGCGCAGGACCCGGCCGACCCGGGCGTGCTGGTGCTGTCGCGCTTCGCCGGCGCGGCCGAGCAGCTGAAGGAAGCGCTGCTGGTGAATCCGTACGACACGCACGGCACGGCCGAGACCGTGCAGCAGGCGCTGCAGATGCCACTCGAGGAGCGGCGCGAGCGGCACCAGAAGCTGCTGTCGCGCATCCGCGAGCAGGACATCCATTGGTGGCGGCGCGGCTTTCTCGAGGCGCTGCGCCATGCCGCGAGCCAGCGCTAG
- a CDS encoding glycoside hydrolase family 15 protein, which produces MSELQLSKAPEDRAGISLSGAAGPADQAPVDPHAAASAVPRGFGAPAEPSLNVGVIGNCAYSALIDARGRAVWCCLPRFDGDPVFNALLHPGEDAGAWAIEIEDFASSKQWYEPNTAVLRTQLFDSAGQGIEITDFAPRFYSRSRYFRPLMMVRRVRPIAGAPRIRVALDPRFQWGASAPLEVTRGSNHIRYVGPDVTLRLNTDASISHILSRQPFVLSREYNFMFGVDETLLEGIADTARSFEQETISYWRTWSKRLAIPFEYQDAVIRAAITLKLSLYEDTGAIVAAMTTSIPEAPGSQRNWDYRYCWLRDAFFVVRALNSLSEVGTMEDYLRWLGNVVIGSHGEHIQPLYGIGLERELPESMVDNLQGYRGMGPVRVGNQAQEHFQHDVYGNIVLGAAQAFHDHRLLARAGVAEFPHLEAVGEQAVRVYGTPDAGMWELRTRARVHTSSALMSWAACDRLAKIARALALPERAAYWHGHAARMKEEILAKSWCEERQAFAESFGGHELDASILLMVEVGLIDARDPRFISTVDAMEKSLCDGPYMRRYEAADDFGKPETAFNICTFWRIDALAKIGRKAEARQIFETMLAARNPLGLLSEDTHPVTGEMWGNFPQTYSMVGIINAAVRLSAPWDSCI; this is translated from the coding sequence ATGAGCGAGCTGCAACTGTCGAAGGCACCCGAGGACCGCGCGGGCATCTCCCTTTCCGGCGCGGCCGGGCCGGCCGACCAGGCGCCGGTCGATCCGCACGCTGCGGCATCGGCCGTGCCGCGCGGCTTCGGGGCGCCGGCCGAGCCTTCGCTCAACGTCGGCGTGATCGGCAACTGCGCCTACAGCGCGCTCATCGATGCACGCGGGCGCGCCGTGTGGTGCTGCCTGCCGCGCTTCGACGGCGATCCAGTCTTCAATGCGCTGCTGCACCCGGGCGAGGATGCCGGCGCCTGGGCCATCGAGATCGAGGACTTCGCCTCCAGCAAGCAGTGGTACGAACCCAATACCGCGGTGCTGCGCACGCAGCTGTTCGACAGCGCCGGCCAGGGCATCGAGATCACCGACTTTGCGCCGCGCTTCTACAGCCGCTCGCGCTACTTCCGACCGCTGATGATGGTGCGCCGCGTGCGCCCGATTGCCGGCGCGCCGCGCATCCGCGTGGCGCTCGATCCACGCTTCCAGTGGGGCGCCTCGGCGCCGCTGGAGGTCACGCGCGGCAGCAACCACATCCGCTACGTGGGGCCGGACGTGACGCTGCGGCTCAACACCGACGCATCGATCTCGCACATTCTTTCGCGCCAGCCTTTCGTGCTTTCGCGCGAATACAACTTCATGTTCGGCGTCGACGAAACCCTGCTCGAGGGCATTGCCGACACCGCGCGCAGCTTCGAGCAGGAAACCATCTCCTACTGGCGCACCTGGAGCAAGCGGCTCGCGATTCCGTTCGAATACCAGGACGCGGTGATCCGCGCGGCCATCACGCTCAAGCTCTCGCTCTACGAAGATACCGGCGCCATCGTCGCCGCCATGACCACGAGCATTCCCGAGGCGCCGGGCAGCCAGCGCAACTGGGACTACCGCTACTGCTGGCTGCGCGATGCCTTCTTCGTGGTGCGCGCGCTCAACTCGCTGAGCGAGGTCGGCACCATGGAAGACTATCTGCGCTGGCTCGGCAACGTGGTGATCGGCTCGCACGGCGAGCACATCCAGCCGCTCTACGGCATCGGGCTGGAACGCGAACTGCCCGAATCGATGGTCGACAACCTGCAGGGCTACCGCGGCATGGGGCCGGTGCGCGTGGGCAACCAGGCGCAGGAGCACTTCCAGCACGACGTCTACGGCAACATCGTGCTCGGCGCGGCGCAGGCCTTCCATGACCACCGGCTGCTCGCCCGTGCGGGCGTGGCCGAGTTTCCGCACCTCGAGGCGGTGGGCGAGCAGGCCGTCCGCGTGTACGGCACGCCCGACGCCGGCATGTGGGAGCTGCGCACCCGCGCCCGTGTGCACACCAGCTCGGCGCTCATGAGCTGGGCCGCCTGCGACCGGCTCGCCAAGATCGCGCGCGCGCTGGCGCTGCCCGAACGCGCCGCCTACTGGCACGGCCACGCCGCGCGCATGAAGGAAGAAATTTTGGCCAAGTCGTGGTGCGAGGAGCGCCAGGCCTTTGCCGAAAGCTTCGGCGGCCATGAGCTCGACGCCAGCATCCTGCTGATGGTGGAGGTGGGACTGATCGACGCGCGCGACCCGCGCTTCATCTCCACCGTCGACGCCATGGAAAAGTCGCTCTGCGACGGCCCCTACATGCGCCGCTACGAAGCGGCCGACGATTTCGGCAAACCCGAGACCGCCTTCAACATCTGCACCTTCTGGCGCATCGACGCGCTCGCCAAGATCGGCCGCAAGGCCGAGGCGCGCCAGATCTTCGAGACCATGCTGGCGGCGCGCAACCCGCTCGGCCTGCTCTCGGAAGACACGCACCCCGTCACGGGCGAGATGTGGGGCAACTTTCCGCAGACGTACTCGATGGTCGGCATCATCAATGCGGCGGTGCGGCTGTCGGCGCCTTGGGATTCGTGCATATGA